Below is a genomic region from Rubrobacter aplysinae.
GCTTGCTTGGCAAGCTTACCGGTCTCCAGCACTAGCGTCCGCTCGCCGACGGGTATCTCTAGACGCATATTCTTTTTCTCCTGTTTACTTCGTGTAATTCGTTTACTGCGATGTTCGGTTCAGACAGACTTCTAAAGATTCTGATGGTGCTTCTAGTACCCGTTAGCGGCGCAGCCCGAGGCGTGCGATCAGGGCGCGATACTGCTCCACGTCGTTGCGCTGGATGTACTGCAACAGCCGCTTGCGGCGGCCTACCAGCTTCAAAAGGCCCCTGCGGGAATGATAATCGTGCTTGTGGGTGCGCAGGTGCTCTGTGAGGGACTTGATCCTCTCGGTGAGCAGCGCGACCTGGACCTCCGAGGAGCCCGTGTCTCCCTCGTGGGCCTGATACTGCTGAATGGTCGATTCCTTGTTTTCCGCTACCGCCAACTTCCTGCTCCTCTTCTTACTCTCTTCGTTTGCTTTGTCTAAACAGTCTCTAGATTATGCGTATGCTACCACAGGTATCAAACCCTAGGGTGCCCCCTCCTCCAGTTCCCGGGCCCGCTCCACGTCGCGTGAGATCTGGGTCTTTAGCTCCTCTAATCCCGAGAACCTCTGCTCCCCCCTGAGCCTCCCGGTAAAACCCACCTCAACCGTCTCACCGTACAGGTCGCCGTCGAAGTCCAGCAGATGGGCCTCGATGCGATTCTCCCGGCGGTCGAAGGTGGGCGCGGTCCCGACGTTGGTGCAGGCCCCGTAACGCTCTCCGCCGGGTAATTTCGCATACCCGGCATACACTCCGCGAGCGGGGACGAGAACTCTCGGGTCAGGGGCCAGATTCGCGGTGGGGAAACCTATAGTGGCCCCGCGCTGGTCTCCGGTTACCACCTCGCCCCGCACGGCATACGCGCGGCCCAGGAGGCGCGAGGCACCGAGAACGTCTCCCTCCGAGACCAGCTCTCTTATGCGGGAAGAGCTGATCTCGCCTCCATCCCCTCCCCAGGCGTGCATCGGCACAGGGTAGGCGTCGCCGCCGCTTTTCTGGAGGCTTCCCGCAAGCTCCCGTATCCCGCCCGACGCCTTGTGGCCGAAGCGGAAGTTCTCCCCGACCACGACCGCCGAGGCCCCGAGACCGCCGACCAGCACGTCCTCCACGAACTCCTCCGGCCCCTTCCGGGATAGCTCGGCGTCGAACGGGATCACGAACACCTCGTCTACTCCACAACCCAGAAGTAGCTCGCGTCTAGTCTCGGGCGCAGTTAGCAGCCAGGGCTCGGTGCCGGGCCGGATTACGGCCCTCGGATGGGGATCGAATGTCGCCGCCACGACCCTCCTGCCGCTCTCGCGGCCAACCTCTAGCGCCCGCCGAATAACGGCCTGATGTCCGAGATGTACCCCGTCGAAGTTCCCGAGGGCGACCACCACGCTCCCGACCCGATCTACCCCGCGCAAAGCACCGCTTCGGGCCGGGCCGTTCCCTCTTGCGCGCGGTAGATCGCGAGTAGCTCCCCGGCGTGCTCGACGCGGAGCGCCTCTCCCTCTCCGGCAGGGCCGGCGCCCGCGAGTGGCTTCCCGTCGGCAACCCGGTGGCAGTCACCGGCGTCCACCTCCATCGCCGGCAGGTGAGATACCACCTCCCGCATGGGCCTCAGCCGGGCCGGGACCTCCTTATCGGACAGCTCGTCCGGCGTAACCGCGTCCCTCACGCCCAATTTGCCGACCGTGGTGCGGCGCAGCGCGGTGAGGTAGGCATCCGAGCCCGCTGCCTGGACGAGGTCCGAGATCAGGGTCCGCACATAGGTCCCGCTGCCGCAAGAGACCTCGAAGGTCGCGGTGCTCTCGGCAGCGTCGTAGGCGGTAAGTTGTATGGAGTACACGGTTGCCGTCCGGACCTCACGCTCGACGGTCTCCCCCCGGCGATGCGCTTTATACAATCGCTCCCCACCGACCTTCACGGCGGAAGCCATCGGCGGAAGCTGCCGTATCTCGCCGGTAAACTCCGGCAGCATGGCCCGTATCTCGGCCTCCGTCGGAACAGAGCCACCTAGCTCGGTGACCTCGCCGTCAGCATCGAGGCTGTCCGAAGCCGCCCCGAGCCTCGCCGTGGCCGTATAGGACTTATCCAGGTCTGTGACGTAACGTGAGAGTCGGGTCGCCCGGCCTAATAGCAGCACCTGGAGCCCCGAGGCCATCGGGTCCAGCGTGCCGGTGTGCCCGATCTTGACGCCCTTTTTCTTCGGCAGCAGACGCTTCACCAGGGCGACCGCCTTCGCGCTACTAACTCCAGTTGGCTTGTCCAGTAGGAGCGCCCCGGTATACGCCGCTATCTCGGCGGTGTCCGCTACCTCGACCCCTTACCGTCCAAGTTCACCACGCCGTCGAGCTTCTCAAGGAGCTCTTCGCGGGCCTCGGCGGGCGTTTTAGGGGTGGTGTAACCGGCTGCGAGCCGGTGCCCGCCACCGCCGAAGGTGCGCGCGATCTCGGCCACGTCCACACTCTCCGAGCGGAGGCTGCCCTTGGTGCCCTCGGGAACCTGGCGCAGGTGGGCGACCAACTCGACGCCCTGCACCTTGCGCAGGCTGTCTATGGACTCCTTGGAGTCAAGCTCTGTGGCCCCGGCCCGCTCGTAGTCACCGTCGTCCACGGTCGAGATCAAGGCTTCCCCGTAGCGCCGGGCGTTGGCCATAGAGAGCCCGACTATGTTGACCTGCTGTATGGTGCCGGTGCGGTTGATCCTGTCGTCCACCTCGGCGGGCACGACCCCGGCGCGCAAGAGCTCGGCGACCAGCTCGTGCATCGCGGGGGAGGTATTGCGAAAGCGGAAGCCGCCCGTATCCGTATACACCCCGGCGTAGATCGCCTCGGCGGCATCGCGCTCGATCTCCACGCCGAGCAGCGGGTACAGGCTCGCCACGACCTCGGCGCTACCGGCGGCGTTGGCGTTTACCAGGTTATAGTCGCCGTAGAGCGGGTTGTCCTCGTGGTGGTCGAGGTTCAGCCCGACGTGCTCGTGGTCCACCCCAACCCTATCCTGCCGGGAGGTATCCGTCACGAGCAAGGTACGGCCGTCGTCCGGCAACTCGGTCAGGACCTCGTCCGGCGGCAGCCAGCTAAGGTAGCCCGGGACGGGCTCGCGGTGGCAGATCACGGCGTCTGCCCCCAGGGCGCGCATCAGGTACAGCATTGCCACAGACGAGCCGATGGCGTCGCCATCCGCCCCGACGTGGGTGCTGATGGCGACCTTGTCCAGCTCGCGCAGGTAGTCGGCTACCTCCTGCGGCGCGTTACTCGCTACTGCCTGCTGCGTCCTCTCCTGCATCTTCTCTAACCTCCCTGAGGGCTTCGTCTATCCTGGTGGCGTGCTCGACCGCCGGGTCCGGCTCGAACGAGATCCGGGGCGTCCGCCTGAGGCGTGTCCGCGACCCGACCGCGGATTGTAGCCGTCCGGCGGAGCTTTGCAGCCCCTCTGCAACCTCCCGCTCGTCGCCGCCGGAGAGCGTGCTGTAGTAGACCTTCGCGTGTGCCAGGTCCGGGCTGACCTGCACCCCGGTAACGGTGACGAGGCCCTGTATCCTGGGGTCGGAGAGGCCGTCGAGGTGGTCTCCGGCGATCTCCTTGATCTGGGACTCTATCTTTCTCGTGCGGCTCGACCCCGCCCCCGAGGCGCTCATAGCTTCACGAACTCCTCTCGCCACTCAACTATCGCCAGGTCGTCGTAGTTCAACAGCGCCCGGCGCACCTCCTCGCGCTTCTCCTCGGCGGAGCCGCGGTCCACAGCCGCCACGGCCAGCTCAACCGAGGCCCGCTGCCAGGATTCCTGGTGATCCGACTCCACCAGCGAGACGTTCTTGCGCCGCAGACGGTCCTTGACCGAGCGGATGATCTTTCGCTTCTCCTTGAGGCTGGAGGCGAAGGGCAGTTCTAACTCCAGCCTCACGACACAGAACACTCGGTCTCTCTAGCGTACGCTGCCGGCAGCCTACCGCTCTATCTCGATCATCTCGAAGAACTCCAGCATGTCGCCCTCTTTGAGGTCGTTGAAGTTCTCGACGCCGATGCCGCACTCGAACTCCTGGCGCACGGAGCGCACGTCGTCCTTGTACCGCTTGAGCGAGGAGAGCGTGCCGGTGTAGATCACGGCCCCGTCGCGCACGACGCGCACGCGGTCGTTGCGGTGGATCTCACCGCTCGTCACGTAGCTACCCGCGATAACGCCGGCGTTCGGCACCCGGAACAGGGCGCGCACCTCGGCAGTACCGTTATCCTGCTCGGCGATTTCCGGCGCGAGCATGCCCTTCATGGCGGCCTCGATGTCTTCGAGCGCCTTGTAGATCACGTCGTAGGTTCGGATCTCCACCTTCTCGCGCTCGGCGACCTGCTTTGCCGTGGTCGTCGGCCTTACGGAGAAACCGATCAGGATCCCGTCGCTGGCCGAAGCCAGCATCACGTCAGAGTCGGTCAGCGCACCCACTCCTGAGCGCACGATGTTGACCCGCACTTCCTCGGTGGAGAGCTTGGTGAGAGACTCCTTGAGAGCCTCGACCGAGCCCGCGACGTCCGCCTTGATGACCAGGTTCAGGTCCTGGACGCCGCTGTCGCTGACAAGCTGCTCCAGCGAGCGGCGCGGACCGGCCTCGGCAAGCTCCTGACGCCTGAGCGCGGCCTCGGCCTGCTCGGCCCTGCCACGGGCCTCCCGCTCGTGCTCCACGACCTCGAACCGGGTACCCGCCTCCGGAACACCGGAGAGACCCAGTATCTCCACGGGAGACCCCGGCACCGCCTCTTTCACCCGAGCCCCGGTGTAGTCGAGCATCGCCCTGACCCGCCCGTAAGAGGAGCCCGCGAGCACCACGTCGCCTTTCTGGAGGGTCCCGCGGTTCACGAGCAGTGTCGCAACCGGACCCCGGCCCGGGTCCCGCTCACCCTCTATGACGTACCCGCTGGCCTCGGCCTTGGGGTTCGCCTTCAGGTCCTCGAGCTCGGCCACGATCAGGAGGTTTTCGACGAGGTCTTCTATCCCCTCGCCGGTCTTGGCGGAGACGGCCACGGTCACCGTGTCGCCGCCGTAGGCCTCCGGCACGAGCTCACGCTCGGATAGCTCACCGTACACCCTATCCGGGTTGGCGTTCGGGACGTCTATCTTGTTCAGCGCCACCACTATCGGCACGCCGGCGGCCCGGGAGTGCTCTATGGCCTCCTCGGTCTGGGGCATGATACCGTCGTCGGCGGCGACCACGAGCACGACCACGTCGGTGACCCGCGCGCCACGCGCCCGCATCTCGGTGAACGCCTCGTGGCCCGACGTGTCTATGAAGGTGACCCGCTTGCCGTTGCTCTCGGCCTGGTACGCGCCGATGTGCTGCGTGATGCCTCCGGCCTCGCCCTCGGCCACGGCCTCGCGCCGGATACGGTCCAGGAGCGAGGTCTTGCCGTGGTCCACGTGGCCCATGACGGTAACGACCGGCGGCTTCTCTTCGAGGTCCTCCGGCGAATCCTCGACGACCTCCTCGGGCACCGGGTCGGATACGGCCCCGATCTCCACCTCCGCGCCGAGTTCATTCGCCACCAGCTCGATCTCATCCGGCGAGAGAGTCTGGGTGACGGTCTTCATCTCGCCCAGGGAGAAGAGTATGGAGACGATCCTGGCCGGAGCCACGCCCAGAGCATCCCCGATGTCGGAGACGGTCGCGCCGGGCTCTACCCGCACGGCGCTCGAAGGGGCTTCCGCAGGCTCCTCCGCCTCCGGCCTCTCGCTCTTGGCGGCGGGCTCCTGCCCCGGGTCCTTCGGGGCTGCGGGGGCCGCGGCCGCCTTGGGGGACCGGTTGGTGGCGCTGGAGTCTATGACCACCCTGCGCCGCTTGCGGCCCTTGTCTTTCTGGCCTTTCTGGCCGCTCTGGCTTTTCTGGCCGCTCCCGTCCGACGGCGTCGCGGGCTGCTGCGCCTCCGCGGCGGCCTGCTCCTCGACGGACGCCTCGTTCGGAGACTCTTCCAACTTGCCTACACGCTCGGCCTTCTGGGCCTTCTCGGCCTCTTTCTGCTGGGCCGTGGTTCGCCCATTACCGGCGGCGTCCTGCCGGTCCGTGTCGGGCTTTACGGCCTGATGCACGGTCTCTTCGTCGTCCAGCGTGGTGGCACCGTTCGGCCCATTGTCGGCCGGCTCGCCATCCGTCCCGAACAACCTGGCATAGGTATCGTCCTCGACGGTGGCGAAGTGGTTCTTCACCTCTATACCGGCATCTTGCAGCCGTCCCATGACCTCTTTGGTACCAAGGGACTGTTCTTTTGCTATCTCGTATACGCGCTTACTCATCCGCTACCCCCTGCGAACCTTCGACCAGGCCCTCAAACTCGACGGCCTGAGCCTGGTGAGAGGGTATACCGCAGAACAGTGAACCGGCCAGCGCGGTGTTGGCGCAGCGCCGGCCGTTTGATAGGACCGCCCTGCAACGGTGCAGCGCGGAGTCCTCCTCGGGCTCCCAGCCCTCCTCCTCGGTCTCGTAGTCTGTGGCCTGGCTTTCGGGTTTTATGTCTATCTTCCAGTCGGAGAGCTTGACGGCGAGGCGGGCATTCTGCCCCTCTCTGCCGATGGCGAGCGAGAGCTGATCGTCCGGGACGATAACCTCGGCCTGCTGCTCTTCCTCATCCAGGTAGACCTCACGCACCCGAGCCGGTGAGAGCGCCTTGGCTATAAAGCGCGCCGGGTCCGGGTCCCACTGGATTATGTCTATCTTCTCGTTACGTAGCTCGCTCACGACCGCCCTCACGCGGCTGCCGCGCGGCCCGACGCAGGCTCCGACCGGGTCTACCCCGGTCTCGTTGGAGTGTACGGCGACCTTCGAGCGCAGCCCCGCCTCGCGGGCCACGGCCTTGACCTCCACGAGCCCGTCGTGGATCTCGGGCACCTCGAGCTCGAAGAGCCCCTGGAGTAGCCCCTCGTGGC
It encodes:
- the rpsO gene encoding 30S ribosomal protein S15, which codes for MAVAENKESTIQQYQAHEGDTGSSEVQVALLTERIKSLTEHLRTHKHDYHSRRGLLKLVGRRKRLLQYIQRNDVEQYRALIARLGLRR
- a CDS encoding bifunctional riboflavin kinase/FAD synthetase gives rise to the protein MRGVDRVGSVVVALGNFDGVHLGHQAVIRRALEVGRESGRRVVAATFDPHPRAVIRPGTEPWLLTAPETRRELLLGCGVDEVFVIPFDAELSRKGPEEFVEDVLVGGLGASAVVVGENFRFGHKASGGIRELAGSLQKSGGDAYPVPMHAWGGDGGEISSSRIRELVSEGDVLGASRLLGRAYAVRGEVVTGDQRGATIGFPTANLAPDPRVLVPARGVYAGYAKLPGGERYGACTNVGTAPTFDRRENRIEAHLLDFDGDLYGETVEVGFTGRLRGEQRFSGLEELKTQISRDVERARELEEGAP
- the truB gene encoding tRNA pseudouridine(55) synthase TruB, which translates into the protein MAAYTGALLLDKPTGVSSAKAVALVKRLLPKKKGVKIGHTGTLDPMASGLQVLLLGRATRLSRYVTDLDKSYTATARLGAASDSLDADGEVTELGGSVPTEAEIRAMLPEFTGEIRQLPPMASAVKVGGERLYKAHRRGETVEREVRTATVYSIQLTAYDAAESTATFEVSCGSGTYVRTLISDLVQAAGSDAYLTALRRTTVGKLGVRDAVTPDELSDKEVPARLRPMREVVSHLPAMEVDAGDCHRVADGKPLAGAGPAGEGEALRVEHAGELLAIYRAQEGTARPEAVLCAG
- a CDS encoding DHH family phosphoesterase translates to MQERTQQAVASNAPQEVADYLRELDKVAISTHVGADGDAIGSSVAMLYLMRALGADAVICHREPVPGYLSWLPPDEVLTELPDDGRTLLVTDTSRQDRVGVDHEHVGLNLDHHEDNPLYGDYNLVNANAAGSAEVVASLYPLLGVEIERDAAEAIYAGVYTDTGGFRFRNTSPAMHELVAELLRAGVVPAEVDDRINRTGTIQQVNIVGLSMANARRYGEALISTVDDGDYERAGATELDSKESIDSLRKVQGVELVAHLRQVPEGTKGSLRSESVDVAEIARTFGGGGHRLAAGYTTPKTPAEAREELLEKLDGVVNLDGKGSR
- the rbfA gene encoding 30S ribosome-binding factor RbfA, which codes for MSASGAGSSRTRKIESQIKEIAGDHLDGLSDPRIQGLVTVTGVQVSPDLAHAKVYYSTLSGGDEREVAEGLQSSAGRLQSAVGSRTRLRRTPRISFEPDPAVEHATRIDEALREVREDAGEDAAGSSE
- a CDS encoding DUF503 domain-containing protein, which codes for MFCVVRLELELPFASSLKEKRKIIRSVKDRLRRKNVSLVESDHQESWQRASVELAVAAVDRGSAEEKREEVRRALLNYDDLAIVEWREEFVKL
- the infB gene encoding translation initiation factor IF-2 translates to MSKRVYEIAKEQSLGTKEVMGRLQDAGIEVKNHFATVEDDTYARLFGTDGEPADNGPNGATTLDDEETVHQAVKPDTDRQDAAGNGRTTAQQKEAEKAQKAERVGKLEESPNEASVEEQAAAEAQQPATPSDGSGQKSQSGQKGQKDKGRKRRRVVIDSSATNRSPKAAAAPAAPKDPGQEPAAKSERPEAEEPAEAPSSAVRVEPGATVSDIGDALGVAPARIVSILFSLGEMKTVTQTLSPDEIELVANELGAEVEIGAVSDPVPEEVVEDSPEDLEEKPPVVTVMGHVDHGKTSLLDRIRREAVAEGEAGGITQHIGAYQAESNGKRVTFIDTSGHEAFTEMRARGARVTDVVVLVVAADDGIMPQTEEAIEHSRAAGVPIVVALNKIDVPNANPDRVYGELSERELVPEAYGGDTVTVAVSAKTGEGIEDLVENLLIVAELEDLKANPKAEASGYVIEGERDPGRGPVATLLVNRGTLQKGDVVLAGSSYGRVRAMLDYTGARVKEAVPGSPVEILGLSGVPEAGTRFEVVEHEREARGRAEQAEAALRRQELAEAGPRRSLEQLVSDSGVQDLNLVIKADVAGSVEALKESLTKLSTEEVRVNIVRSGVGALTDSDVMLASASDGILIGFSVRPTTTAKQVAEREKVEIRTYDVIYKALEDIEAAMKGMLAPEIAEQDNGTAEVRALFRVPNAGVIAGSYVTSGEIHRNDRVRVVRDGAVIYTGTLSSLKRYKDDVRSVRQEFECGIGVENFNDLKEGDMLEFFEMIEIER
- the nusA gene encoding transcription termination factor NusA is translated as MNTALLGALQEIERDKGIPFETVRSVLEESLLAAYENREDAVEGAEVTIDDETGHMVVTKDGEDVTPPDLTRMLANVMRQNFYQRLNEIHNEQLMEEYGGRMGAIVTGIVQQSHRRMTLVDLGRVEAMLPPGEQVPTERYENGQRIKVYLLEIREPGRGPSLTVSRRHEGLLQGLFELEVPEIHDGLVEVKAVAREAGLRSKVAVHSNETGVDPVGACVGPRGSRVRAVVSELRNEKIDIIQWDPDPARFIAKALSPARVREVYLDEEEQQAEVIVPDDQLSLAIGREGQNARLAVKLSDWKIDIKPESQATDYETEEEGWEPEEDSALHRCRAVLSNGRRCANTALAGSLFCGIPSHQAQAVEFEGLVEGSQGVADE